The genomic DNA ACAGCCATCACCGCACCGGCGACGCCCAGGCCCATCGCGTTCTGGACGATCATGTACACCGGCCAGAGACCGGTGACACCGAACAGCACGCACTGCGCAGCGATCCACGCGTTGTTCGTCCACACCATGCCGGCGAAGACCGCCGCCGGATTCTCCGTGTAGTACCCGGTGAAGCTCTCGTCCGCGTACTGCTGGAGCAGATCAGGCGGGCCGAGGGTCGCGACGAGCTCGGGGTCGCTGGCGATCCAGGCCGCGGTTCCGACCGCGATCGCGACGAAGACGAGGGCGATCACGAGCGTCGTCCAACGCAGCCGATACAGCGCCGCGGGAAGCTGCTGGGTGAAGAACCGTGCGATCTGAGTGAGAACGTTGTCGGAGGCTCCGGTCAGCCGAAGCCGCGCACGGACCAGGATCGTGGACAGGTAGGCGCCCTGTGGCGTTTCACCGACCGACGTCTTCAGTTCCGCGAGATCCGCGGAGGCCGCCCGATAGCGCACGATGAGCTCGTCGACGCCTGCGCCGTCGAGCCGGGCGTGACTGAGGTGCTCCAACCGCTCCCATTCGGGGCGGCGTGCATCACTGAGCGCATCGGCATCCACCTGATTTACTGTACTCATGTCTGCCTCGATCGACGCCTCCGACGAAGTCCTCTCCGGCGAGGCCGTCGCGATCGATGTGCAGCCGGTCGGCTTCCTGCTGCGCGCGCTCGGCGCGATCATCGACATGCTGCTCGGATTCGCGCTGTTCATCCTGTGGATCTTCCTGCGGATCTGGCTCCTCGACGTCGGCATTCTCGATGAGGCGACCGACCGGATCTCGATGGTCGTCGCGATCGTGGTCAGCTTCGTCGTCGTGCCGATCGCGATGGAGGTGGCGCTGAAGGGCCGCAGTCTCGGCAAGCTCGCCGTCGGCGGCCGGATCGTACGCGTCGACGGCGGCGCCGCCGGCTTCCGGCACGCGTTCATCCGTGCACTGCTGGGAGTTCTCGAGATCTACATGACCCTCGGCGGCATCGCCGTGCTGGCCGGCGCGTTCAACGGGCGCTCGCAACGCCTCGGCGACATGGTCGCTGGAACATACAGCCAGCGCGTCAGGACACCGAAGCTCGTTCCGCATGCGCCGTTGCTTCCGCCTTCCCTCACCGGCTGGGCGCAGGTCGCCGACGTCGCGCGCCTCCCCGACCGGTTGGCCAGGCGCATCTCGCAGTTCCTGCAGACGGCACCGCGGATGGCACCCGGTGCCAGGGTCCGGGTGGCGCAGGAGTTGCTCGCCGAGGCCGCGCCCTTCGTCTCCCCCATGCCCCCTGTCTCGCCGGAAGAGGTGCTCATGGGCATCACGGTGCTGCGTCGCGAGCGCGAACGCCGCGC from Microbacterium sp. LWO13-1.2 includes the following:
- a CDS encoding RDD family protein: MSASIDASDEVLSGEAVAIDVQPVGFLLRALGAIIDMLLGFALFILWIFLRIWLLDVGILDEATDRISMVVAIVVSFVVVPIAMEVALKGRSLGKLAVGGRIVRVDGGAAGFRHAFIRALLGVLEIYMTLGGIAVLAGAFNGRSQRLGDMVAGTYSQRVRTPKLVPHAPLLPPSLTGWAQVADVARLPDRLARRISQFLQTAPRMAPGARVRVAQELLAEAAPFVSPMPPVSPEEVLMGITVLRRERERRALQNADRRAEKLTGRHIGV
- a CDS encoding stage II sporulation protein M, yielding MDADALSDARRPEWERLEHLSHARLDGAGVDELIVRYRAASADLAELKTSVGETPQGAYLSTILVRARLRLTGASDNVLTQIARFFTQQLPAALYRLRWTTLVIALVFVAIAVGTAAWIASDPELVATLGPPDLLQQYADESFTGYYTENPAAVFAGMVWTNNAWIAAQCVLFGVTGLWPVYMIVQNAMGLGVAGAVMAVHDRVDVMVLYILPHGMLELTCIFVAAAAGLHVFWAWVAPGHRTRGEALAEQGRALATVAIGLIFALFLAGLVEGFVTGWALPWPVKIGIGAAALAVFLIYMLVVGGRAHRRGETGDLVEYEAGTPRLVAG